The genomic DNA TATCAATTTAGAAATCCATTAGGATCAGGGCTGCACCCCCATGTGTCATATCAAAGTATTATTAATGATATTGTTGATGTTGTCGGTATTGTTGTCATTATTATAATCATATCACGTCTTCGTCATTCtgcattttcataaaattataaagaaacATCTGCAAGTTCATTGATTCATCACATTCTATTTGGATGAAGAACAAGCTTTAAATTTCGGTATGAAAGGAGAAGCTTTAACTCGAAAGAGCCCCTAGTAACTAATTCatgggtttttctttttcttttgaaatattaacttTGACAGAGAAAAAAACCATCTTTAATATTTTCGctatcaattaaaattaattcgtTTAGAAAGACATAGGAGTCGATATGGTAACACTAACCTTCGActcgtttaattaaaattcattGGAACTTGACATTACtgttcatttgtttttttttcctctgttCTCCACCCAGCCCTTAGCCACTGTTTTAATCGGAGAGGAAAAATCGAGGGACTTATATTGAAATAATaccaaaattaatgaatttctATGCGTGTATATGCTCTAGTCGAAGTTTTTCTTGCCGCTTCAAGATTTCGGGATGATTGGAGTGGATAAAAGATATACTCCAATGTCCCTTTGATGAAGCTACCTGGACAACTTGCAGCTGAATTTAAGTAGCCGTCTTCAATCGGATTAAGCCATACAATAtggttttgttttttgttttaataattttggCTTTTGGAATTTTGGAGATTGTGCTTCAATTGGAAATGCAAGACATATATCCCACCTGTTCCAATATCTCTTATTAATTACGGGACGATGTTCTCCGgttaatatatagaaaatgaCGACCTGATCAGAGTCTCAGACATGAGCCACATGCATGCTCATATATAATTCCATGTTATATACAGTCCTCAATAAAATATTGCTGTCttcgttttttctttttcataccCTTTTTTGGGCGAGAAAAATTTCTGCATTCTCGACCATGAAATTTCATTGGATGCATTACTTATTAGAAGAGCAgatattttttcattcattttgtttttgagGTCAGGCAAAGTTATTGTTAATTGCCCATATTTAGTtgtatcaaaattatttcattatgtaatttcattttcaactGATTGAGGAAAAGGCAAGGAGAGAGATGGCTTTTATTGAGAACTAGAGTTCGCGCTCGCGCTATGCACGACTCaaaacatatttttcaaatttctcgATATTTATCAAAGAGGGTGTAGCGCATCATGCGCCACACTCACGCCTGATGACTAATTAGTCCTAGATTCGATAGTTAGCTGAGACTACTGTGCCATTTGATTAGATATTCATTAATTGTACCGGGCCACGGCCTCCCTTGTAACCGGAAATTTCTCGATATTTTGCATTTCTATGATAACaacatataattattaataatgacATCATAAAAAAGctcaataatttaataatgaatgcatgagagcaattttcttaagaaaaataaaaaaaaatagttagttctcacatatataaaataataaaagtcaTGACGAAACATAGGACGATGGAAACTTTTCATCACATGACTTTCATATGCCACCGATAATAATGTGAACAGGTGGTGGAAGATAGTGTTGCCACCTCACTTCTAAAACTAAAAAGACATGTACTCATGGAAGACGATaagattaaaatataataaattagctaaattaaataatatcatattacaaatcATTAGCTAAAATCCCTTTCAAgagaaatgaataatattttgatgTCAAGTGTAGTTGCTTTGATACGGGCAATGCAATGAAAACCGTACTGTAAATATAACCTTGAGAGTTGGAGTAATTCTTCATAATTATTGGAACAATTTCGTCCATCAATTGAGGTCATATTAGTACTTTTGATTATAGAGTTGTAAATAATGTTATGCTTTACGGATAGTACGATTAAAAAggcttttgtatttttatagagagattaatatcaaagttatttcggttgtgtttggttttagagttgagtatagttgagttttgattttaattggtttgtaatgattgtgttgttgaattacgAAAATAacgtgaaaaaataatgaataattgagagaaagtaatgattgtgttgttgaattgtgaaaaagtaatgaatagttaagagaattaatattaaaaattgaattgaattgttaaaaaaattgaaaaaatagagaaaagtaataattgtattgtttaattgaagataagtgaaatAGAGTTGAAATTTTTCTCAAAACAAACAGACCCTAATTTTCTGTAATCGGGTTCATCATGTTGGTCGGGAATTACCTCACGTAAAAGTGTAACTCATAATTCAACCTATGCAATTTAAAGTTGGAtgtactgaaaaaaaaaaagaacttataAATTGAAGAGGAAAAAATGCCTCCTTCAGCTTGGATATACttggaaaattttcttaaacaaaatattattattaataagaaaatttgacTGACTACAATACACCTCTACCCCGTGCATATGCAGGGGTCGGTTCGTCTAGTTTTGTATAACTGTGAGAAATGAGGGACGAGGGTAGCGTGGAGAGTGAGGGCGATGAGTAGTGGAGTTGGTAGTTACTTGTTAGTTAATTTCGATAGTAATCTCAATTTTGTGGCTCATAAAATTGAAGTTTACGTGGAAAATGGTATTTTGGAACGTCgaaagagagaaggaaggAGACCGTTTGgctttatataataataaatatagatatagataattCGCTTAAgaaataataactaataattaatttagagtTCCACTAGCTcacgaaaaaattaatagtcCACTAAATCAGCaagataagataagataaTATGATTGTTTAATCATAATCATGTTTTAcgtattttaatttaataagcgAGCACTAATAATAAGATTTATGGTTCGAATcttatgaataaataaaatgtatgggtgtgagagttttaccccttaagGAGTCAATTTGGCTCGAACTAGATTCAACGGGCCCGTTAGATTTCGGAACATCAAATTGCacactgaaataaaaagaaaaaagaagagccGATTGTGTGGAGGAGCCAGAagaacaaaataaattaaattttaattccaggatctccatatatatatccttCAAAGTCACATTATATAACTAAAATGAGGGTGTAGCGAAATGGCGCATATCATCGTTTGTTGATTTAGGGGTCATAGGTTCGATACCTAGTGGATTACCCACTAGAACAAGCCATAACAtggattttaatttcttatagtATTTTAAGCAGAAATTATAATTCCATAAACCAAATTTCCTGTGCTTATGACTAATTTCAAGATAAACGACacattaattgaaaaaaaaaaatagtaaagttGGTTTGGAAATAATTAACCTATTCTATTCCCTGATATAGATTACTGGATTTTTATACCATTCTCCACCGTTATAAACCGATTCTCCACTGTTGGCTTCTCAAATCGCGCCATACGTACCATCTAACTCCTAAGACTAATCGACTGAAAAAAAACTCCTAAGACTAAATCGTGTTGgttctttaatttattttatctttcaaTTATAACTCACCTTACTTACAATATTagcataattttttattttataaattgtttcattaaaatattcttttatacAAAAGAATAGTTTTATATGCATCCTGAAGTAATCATGCGTAGAAGTGATTGTGGCtataataaagaaatttttcaataattctaCAATCGCGTAGCGTGAGAAAGTATCAATAGAAATTACAAAAGATTTATAAATTAGTTTATTACTACTCAATCAAAGGGCCATTATTTTACTTATAGATAGAGCAAAAAGTATTAAGAACAAACATCTGGAAGTGGCTGCAATCAACTTCATTCGATGAGAAGTTACGAAAAAGAGATCTATGGGGAGCTTGCTTattgccattttattttgtttaaccATTTTATATGAGGGAATTAACAAAACATTAAGTGGATATAACGTCCCGAATGAACAAAAGTGATGAGTAGTCACTTCACCATGAAAAATTCATCAGTCTAGATGCAGAAATAATATGTATCAAACAATGACACAATTGATTGAGATTCACATAACTTCGTAAGTCGCGCCGCCCTGAATGCATATTACTTGTACATGAAGATTGCGATACTTGTCTTAACCATGACTCTTTCGTAAGGATGTATATCTCCAAACTAAGGGATATGCCAAAATTATCAAACTCATCGAAACAGATCATATATAGTCAGCGATATATACTCTATTGCTCGATCCTATTTCTATCTATGATTATCTAATAAACCACTCGAGATCAGCTTTCAATCTTTCGCAAGACCGTCTATATAGTTCTTTTATTTGCCAATCCCCACTTTTTAATTGTATATTTCAGAAATAAATATGCCTTCATCGTATTCATTTGCTAATGCCATTTCCATATTGATAagattattaatttcaatttggaGCTTCCTGCCAAATCGTGCTCATGCCTCCGCGAATAGAACACAGTTGATGCAGGAATTTCTCCAAGGCCACAATGCTGCCAGGGAAGCAGTCGGAGTCCCGCCCCTATCATGGGACACGAAGCTGGCCACTTACGCCCGGGTTTATTTGAACCAAAGACGCACAGACTGCAAGCTCATCCACTCTCCTGGCTATGCGTTTGGAGAGAACTTGTTCTGGGGCCAGGGCAGGCGGTGGAGTGCGAAGGATGCCACAGCTACCTGGGTCGCAGAAAAGCAATGGTACCATCACGCCACGAACACCTGCACGGGACAAGAGTGCTCGCACTACACTCAGATTGTGTGGCGCATGACCCAGTACGTTGGTTGCGCTAAAATCATCTGCAAGAGCGGGGATACATTTATCACATGTGAGTACTATCCATCAGGGAACTATATAGGGCAAAGGCCCTATGTACAGAAAATAGTGCCATAGATCCGTAAATCATCATGGGCAgtgtaaaatttgaaaaaaaacgATTCAATCGTTAAACTGTGTGAATTCATGATGAAGTAGAATTGGTACGGTTTCATCATTAATTTGCAAACAATTGGACCCTATGTTAGTCTTCCTTTTGTGGATACTGATGCGACAAAAGACCCGacaagtcggtacctggagaaaaataggttctgacgaccctatttcgaatgaaacggcctccggagcaaaacacACCGCTTTactgtgatttttcgatatttaaggcaaattccatcgtttagagtttcaaataggcaattttttgttaattagggtgtttttgcaattttataaaagtttagttctttttatgcaatttaaatttttttaaaccctatttaagaaACGTGTAAATCCTAGGGTTGAATCAGTTGTCTTTTTTCATCaatgaataaaattcaaaactttcgtgctttgtccaatcttgGATCAATTCGAGTTTAATGCCTATTTTCTGGtgttcgtagaatcaacagatatagaaggtcgtagttccggtattcgtgcgtgaatcaacgggtctgtaaTAGGTTACTCGTGTATATGCTGCGTCAGATACCCAGTAGGTCAGGGAGGATAATGAAGATCTCATTGATAAGAAAGCACGGTCCTTCTTCGTTATATTGATTGAGAGTCAGCGTCACTGTATCGAACCCTTTTTCTAAAGAGAGACGCTCTTACAAGTACACTTTCTACTAAAAAAATCAGAGAAACTTTATGGTGTTAACCattttgctttttttatttgatttcatACTAAGAAAAATTTTCTAGGTGGGAACTAGCGCATGAAAACTTGAAGCATTTCGTGGGATGATTAAGTTGACAAGCAGCCAATGGATAAAACGTCTATAATTAAGAAAGTGATtattattcacccaaaaaagaaagttaTTATTAACGTCATTGATGtaaattaattctaataatcACAGTTTAGACTTCAAAGACTAAATTAGTCAGAATTTAAATCAAGAATTCATGATCATCatccaattgaaaattgacCAGGCGTATGCAAAGCATGGATTAAAAACTGTAGGTTGTGATTGACTTGATGATAGTTCTGATCGAGTCCCAATCATGAAAAGCATCCGTTGTATCTGTAAAGATCGAGAAACTTAGCTCAAACGCTACTTTTTAGATTTTGAGGTCTCAGGTCTTTTCTTTATCTATATGAACCCAGTGATCGATCTTTTACGTGCCTATTCCTGACTTCTCATAGCTTTTCAAAAGCATGTCGTCATCCTTTTCAATCTTCCATGGCGCTTCCATGTTCGTAGTACTTTCAATCTCATGCTTCCTTACTTACGTCCACAAGTCCTCACATAAGATAAACATGGTAAAGGAAGCCCTTGACGCCCACAATGCAGCCAGGAGAGCCGTCGGCATCCTGCCTCTCACATGGAAGAAGCCCCTGGGGTGGCTTATGCCCGAGCATACTCGAATAAGAGGAAAGGTGACTGTAAGCTCATTCACTCACACAACACTCTGTATGGAGAGAACTTGTACTGGGGGTCCAGGGTCTGGTACTGGAGTGTCAAAGATGCCGTAGATGATAGGGTGCCGGAGAAACAGTGGTACAGTTACGATCGCCGGGACAAATGTGCTGGCACTATTGGCAGGTAGTATGGAACATGACCCGACATGTTGGGTGCAGCAGGATCATCTGCAAGAATGGGGGTACAATTATCACTTGCGAGTACTCTCCACCTGGGAACTATGTAGGAGGAGGACCCTATTAGTTATGACCAAACTATAGATCGGGCAGGTCGGCATAGTCATCAAGACCCTCTAGCCTAGTGATCATGAGGATTTGGGTGGTGTCCTAGATTTGCTTTTCGCATCCCATCAGGGAATCTAAGATAAGATCGTTCTGCGCATTGCTAGTTACAACCGTGGGAAGACCTTAAACGTAGCTATGTCATCTCAAACTGCCGGATTTTGGGAGGATGTAACTGCTCACAGTATGAAACCCTACCTTCACCGACCGAACGAAAAAGCAAGAGCAGGGGTGTTTTATAGCGAGTATTGTTTTGTTCGGATCTGctatcatggaattgaaaaaaagatgatCCATTAACAAGGGATTATGAGTTCTGTCTTTGTGGTAAATTAATTATGGAAACATATATAGAaagcaaattaaattaaagatcaaGATGGAAGCGGATTCGACTGCCAATTAAAATCCTGAAAATCCTTCTATGCAAATCCTTCTGTGCTTCGAATTTTAGCATCACAATGCAGACGGCACAAGTTAGGATTTATTAGGCCAGATTAGCTTGAACTTAAAAAAACGAATTCGTAAATAAGCTTATGAGGTCTAAGGTACGAGTGCTATTTCGAGTGTCTTCCAAGTCCCAGAGAAGAAGTCCAGACACGATCACTGGTTATTCCTGAGGGCATCCGACCTTTCTCTGTCAATCATGAATGAGTTTCAGTTTTGGCCGCTCCACATTTTAAATTAACCAAGATCGCAATAAATGGTCAGTTTCTGAGAATAGATCCATCCATTTGCACATCTTAGATCTATTTCATGAATTACATATATGGCATCCACGTACTTTAGGGTGTTAGATCTCCTTTTGATGCGGATTAGAATTGCATATTCATTCATAGGTAATGCGGATTAGGCTTGTGTGAGCAATTCGGTGTGGGCGCACATGGACCGGCCCGCACTGAACTCTCTGTTTCCCTAATTGTGGGGCGTTCATGAACCAGGAAGAATAAACTCAtcgttataaaaaaataaaaataaaaaagtgacAATTTAACAGACACAAGGTAAAACAGATGGGCCTGGGCCTGGATTTTGGACTTTTTGCGCAAGCCCGAACCTGAGCATGTAGTGCTATGCCTATCCGGGATATAAGCTTAAACCAATCCTGGAATTGGGAGAGTAAATGAGATTCCAGCAGCCGGGATCGGGTTACTCTAACATCTGTAACCAAACACCCCGTCTCCCTCCACTCAGCTGGATTCACTGCTGCGGCCTCTCATCTTCTCCTTCGGACAGGTCACTGAATCCAACTGAGGAAAATGGCACCAAAACCGGAGACCCAGGCCTCGCCCTCCTCCGCCTCAGATCCGCTGTCATCCGCCGCCGGAGCAGCCGGCTTAATCGACCCCGTCTTCCACATCCTCAGTATCCTCCCCTACAGCTTCCTCCGCCCGCCCCGCCTCCGCCTCAAGCTCCCAACCCTAACCCTCCCTTCCCCCATGACCGTCTACGCCCTCATCCTCCTCACCTACTTCATGGTCGTCTCCGGAATCGTCTACGACGTCATCGTCGAGCCCCCGGGGATCGGGTCCTCCCAGGATCCCGTCACAGGATCCGTCCGCCCGGTCGTGTTCCTGCCCGGCAGAGTCAACGGGCAGTACATCATTGAAGGTATCCCTGATTCTGTCGCAATTCCTGTTTTTGCTTGTCCCATTGCTCTATGGTGCTTCAGAAAGCTGCACCAATTGGGGCGATTAGCTTGTGGGAAGAGCTTAAAGTGCTCGATTGGGTGGAATCGTTCGGTATTCCAGTTCCATTGTGAACCTGCCAATGAAAGAATGCAGCCATGTATAATTCTTTAGTTGGTATTGTAGTTAATTCTTGCAGCATGTCAAGAGAAGCGATTGGTCCGGTGCATAGATGAGGTCCAATGGCAACGGTGAATAGATGGAATGCATTAGGAATGTAGCTAGATTTGATAAGATAATTGATTGCAAAACAGCAAGGAAGACTGCTTTGCGGTCATTCAGCTCGTGTTTAGTTGGCATGTCCAAGATATATTAGAAATGGGGGCAATGTCTCACGGAGCAAAATGGTGCGAGTGCCAAGACATTATGAGGAGAGATGAAAGAGTTGCATTCTAAGAGTCGATATTCGTTCTGTGTTAAATCATTATCTGGGGTGGATGATAGTTGTCGTATCTTTAACTGCTAAAGTTTATGTTGGATATGAGAATAGTTTTTAATTCTtgtctataatatataaatgaacCACTTAGGATTATGGGTCAAATTTTGGTTGGTGAATTTGAGGCCGTGAGTTACAGATTGCGAAGAGAATTATCTATGCAAGGGCTATGCTTGTTGAACTTATgactcaatttttttcatcgTTTGAGTAGCCAAGACTACATTTGTGTCTAGAACTTACATTTGGTCATCTTATGTCAACCAGTAGACTCTGTAAGTACATAGCAATATAATCATATTATTGGTTTTGATTCTACATTTTTGTACCTCCCTCAGGTCTCTCGTCCGGGTTCATGTTTGTAATCGGTGGGATAGGAATCGTCTTTATGGATATGGCTCTGGACAAGAACCGGGCAAAGAGTGTGAAGTCCTCATATGCTACTGCTGGGGTTCTTTCTGTTGTTCTTGCTTATGTGATGATTATGCTCTTCCTTCGCATCAAAATCCCAGCATATCTTAGGTGATTAGAATCAGCTATTATTGGTAATATGCTCCTTTTCTGGGTTTTCATTTTGTCCTCGGCGAACAATTTTGGATGAGACAAGTGATTATATAGATGTGCTCCCCCCCTGCTTGGTTTGACAGAACATACTGGACGGGGTTGTGTGCTTTTACTATCTTCAGATTATGGTCAGTAGTATTAAATGGACTGGTTTGAAGTATGCCCAAATGCAATATCAATTTCCGACTGTGACATGTTTTTGTTGCTTTAATGCTGCAGGGTCAGATTTTTGTTTCTGCCAACCTGTATGTACTTCTCTTCTTTTGAATACATTGACCAACATCCTTACCCCATTCCATATTGATCAATGAAGTCGTCGAAAGTTGTTAGGATTTAAATAGCAATCCCTATATTTTCTGTAATTAATCAGCAAAACTTATTGAGTGGATTTGGGAATCACTGCTTCAAGAATTCTGAGTAAAAGAATATGTTTGCAGCTACCGCTCTGTGTTTTACTTGAGCAAATGCTTGAGACTTGGAAGTTTGGAACATGGTAGATATGGTAGTGCAGGTTAAGGTACACGGTAAATGGGTTGGTTCCGGGATTCTTCAAGTAGCTTTCAGGTTTTCGGTAACAGTCCTCATCAGTATCCAAATGCTCTGGGCTTCTTTGTACATTCCGAAAGTCTAATAGGTGTTCAATCCTTGCGGTAGAAATGTTATCATTGGCTACACAGATCCATGACAATGGCTGTAAGTGCGAGGATAGATTTGTTACTGAGATCTGCAGGGACTGAAACCAGTGGAGGCTTGCTATTACTAGTACATTGATATTTACTCGTCGCTTCATTCAAAGTCGATGTTAAACGGGTTGTAAATCAATCAGACATAACTTGAACTGGAGGACATTAAAAGAATGGCtgcactttttttatttatttagtattTAGCACAACTTTAACTTTCCAATAAAGATGTGATCCATTAAAGATTTCCATCAAAGTTGTGATCCATTAAAGATGTGACAGAAAGACATTGTAAAGTCATAGAGACGAGCGACGAGGACATAGAGATACGTCGAAagtctataaaaaaaaaatccaataatTAGAACATAAATCACTCTATTGTATTCACCTCATTAGCTAGATGCTTCTCGGGAGAAAGGGGATGTGGTGATGGCATAGTCCTCGACTTAGGATTAGGAATTATGTGTTCGATGGTCACCCGTGGGATTCACATGCTCCTTTGTTTTATCTTCCCGTATCCCCTCTTGATGGAGCCGTCATCCATTTGAACAAACTAGGAAATTTACATATaacataaaacaaaaaagaatgaTACTAACACTCTACCCAGGTGCACACCTTCCCGCCTCATTTGGCAGAACAATGGTTCGGCGAGAAGAGCCGCCGCGGGGAGAGAAATGAGAAGTTCCTCGATGAAGTGTAATTTACAGAATGACTACCGTCGAGAATTGTGGCTCTTTTCCTCTCTTTACCTTTTCCATAAGCAGTAGTACACCTTGAGTTGAACGCGCCATACTTCGCCAACTTCCCGATCCACCACGTCTTCTTTGTTTTCCGCCAGATTCTCGAGGTTCTCTGGGAGCGCCTGCAGCCAGTTCAAGCTGACATCAAAGGTGGCGCAGGGAAGTTAAATGTCCGGTGGACTGAGGCATACGCACAGGCTTGCTGGACCCGACCATTAGCTTCTTGAGGTTGATGTTGATGAACTCGAACCCCATGGTGTCG from Punica granatum isolate Tunisia-2019 chromosome 2, ASM765513v2, whole genome shotgun sequence includes the following:
- the LOC116193616 gene encoding pathogenesis-related protein PRMS-like, with product MQEFLQGHNAAREAVGVPPLSWDTKLATYARVYLNQRRTDCKLIHSPGYAFGENLFWGQGRRWSAKDATATWVAEKQWYHHATNTCTGQECSHYTQIVWRMTHQESRRHPASHMEEAPGVAYARAYSNKRKGDCKLIHSHNTLYGENLYWGSRVWYWSVKDAVDDRVPEKQWYSYDRRDKCAGTIGR
- the LOC116198149 gene encoding oligosaccharyltransferase complex subunit ostc, with amino-acid sequence MAPKPETQASPSSASDPLSSAAGAAGLIDPVFHILSILPYSFLRPPRLRLKLPTLTLPSPMTVYALILLTYFMVVSGIVYDVIVEPPGIGSSQDPVTGSVRPVVFLPGRVNGQYIIEGLSSGFMFVIGGIGIVFMDMALDKNRAKSVKSSYATAGVLSVVLAYVMIMLFLRIKIPAYLR